GTGATCAGGCTGAGACTGAAGGATTGGCACAGATCTTCCGTGACGCCGGTTTCGAGTGGCGACAATCTGGCTGTTCCATGTGCTTGGCGATGAACGATGACGTCCTTAATCCGGGTGATCGTTGCGCTTCCAGTACAAACCGTAACTTTGAAGGCCGTCAGGGTGCCGGTGCTCGTACCCACTTGATGTCCCCTGCAATGGTTGCTGCGGCTGCGGTCACAGGTCATTTGGTTGATGTACGTTCTTTGGCGTTGGAGGCGTGAGCATGGAACCTTTCAAATATGTAGAGGGCTATGCAGCCCCAATGCTGGCAGCCAACGTCGATACCGATGTGATCATGCCAAAGCAGTTCTTGAAGGGAATCGACCGTAGTGGATTGGACCGAGGGGTATTCTTCGATTTGCGGTTCCTCTTGGATGGCACTACCAACCCTGATTTCGTCCTCAACCAAGACCCATGGAACACTGCCACTTTTCTGGTGGTAGGCCCAAACTTTGGCTGTGGATCAAGTCGAGAACATGCCGTCTGGGGCCTGAAGCAGCTGGGCATTCGAGCCCTGATCGGTACGACCTTCGCTGGCATTTTCTACGATAACTGTCAGCGCAACGGGGTGCTCACGATTCAGCTTTCACCCGCTGAACTCAAAGAGATCGGCCAGGTTGTGAGCGAGCGTGGGAGTTCCTGTATCGCCATTGATTTGGAGGCTCAGCACATCCTGTTGACAGATGGTCGTGCTATCGCATTCAACATCGATTCGTTGCGTAAAGAAGCTCTGATGTTGGGGCTCGATGCCATCGGCACGACGCTCCAGCGCGGCGATGAAATCCGCGAGTTCGAGAAGCGCCACCTTGCCAGCAATCCTTGGCTGGCTTGAGAGCCATACGTCTGATGGGCGGGATGCGCTGCTTCCCGCTTAGGAGCTACCGCAATGTTGAATGTGATAAGTCATGGTGATTGGCCAGCAGGTTATCTGATCAAACCGTGCGCCCCATCACTGTTAAAGGATTGGCATGAGGCGTTTCAAGGTATGCCATCCGCAATTGTCAGTGATTGCCTAGGACGAAATACGGGCGGTCTAGGTTTGAAGCCCTATCATGGCCTTCGTCATCTGTGCGGCACAGCCTTAACGGTAAGGGTTCGTCCTGGTGATAATCTCCTCGTGCTCAAGGCTATACAGATGGCACGTCCTGGCGATGTACTTGTGATCGATGGCAGCGCAGATCTCAGCAGGGCTGTCATTGGTGGCATCATGCGTG
The genomic region above belongs to Pseudomonas sp. PSKL.D1 and contains:
- the leuD gene encoding 3-isopropylmalate dehydratase small subunit, translating into MSMEPFKYVEGYAAPMLAANVDTDVIMPKQFLKGIDRSGLDRGVFFDLRFLLDGTTNPDFVLNQDPWNTATFLVVGPNFGCGSSREHAVWGLKQLGIRALIGTTFAGIFYDNCQRNGVLTIQLSPAELKEIGQVVSERGSSCIAIDLEAQHILLTDGRAIAFNIDSLRKEALMLGLDAIGTTLQRGDEIREFEKRHLASNPWLA